The genome window TTGGGGCTTACTATGCCGCTGCTCGGCGGAAGCAAAGTTTCAAACTCCAACGGAGTAAATTTTAACTCAAAATCGCACGTTATAAACGAGTTTTTTATATTGTTTCAAACTCCAACGGAGTAAATTTTAACCAGAGCAACAAAATTTATTGATAAGCGTTATCATTAGTTTCAAACTCCAACGGAGTAAATTTTAACAAAAAAAGTTATTGTCGCGCTGCGAGTTTTATAAGGTTTCAAACTCCAACGGAGTAAATTTTAACAATATGCTTACATTTTGCTTAAAGAACATTAATCGTTTCAAACTCCAACGGAGTAAATTTTAACAATAACATTAATCTAAATCAAGCGCAATTAAGTTGTTTCAAACTCCAACGGAGTAAATTTTAACATGTGGCAGACTGCGTTTCACGTGAAACATTTAATGTTTCAAACTCCAACGGAGTAAATTTTAACAGCACCAAAATATACATTTTTAGGGCTATTAAAACTCAAAGTCTATATTTTTACGCCTTAAATTTGCATAAAAAGCAAAATAGTATCGATACGAAATACCCTAAATTTCGTTATTTATAAAATCTTAGAAAAAGCTTCATCGAGATGATTTAGATTTTAAAAATGACGCATAGAAATCAAATGGCCCGCTGCGATAAGGTAACTCAACAACCCCAATCCGCCCGCAACGACAAAAGCAAATTTTATAAGTTGGGCGCATTTTGTATTTTACCACAAACATCCAAAGCAAAATCGCAAACGCCATTTTAACGTAAAACAAACACCGTAGCAAGGGTGCAAAAGTCAAATTTGACTTTAAAATGACGCCCCTACCAACAAAATATCAAATTTACCCCCACCTAAATCCCTCATAAGGCGCATCTTCGCAGATACATTTCTTGATCTGATTAGCCTCGCGGCGGATCACCTGCCGCCACATGAGGTTTTGCCCGTTTAGGCAGATCGTTTCACCAAGCCTCGCGATCATTTTTAGCTCTATCTTTTGCACTGCGTCGTTGCTAAATTTTATCCGACCGGCGTCCGTTTGAAAGTCCTTTGCGGTAATCTCCTTTTTATTTAGCATGCTAAAAATCAGCGTATCGCCCAAAATCGGCTTAAAAATCTCGGCAAGATCGAGGTGTAGGCTAAGCGCGCGGTAGTTTGGCTCGTGTAAAAAGCCGATGCGCGGATCAAGCTCGGTTTTGTAAATTTCGCTCAGGCAGATGTTATAAATGCGCGTATTTACGTAGCTTATGAAGCTGTTGATTTTATCGGCGGGCGGGCGCTTGGAGCGGACGGTAAATTTAAAGCTTTTTTGATCCGCGATTATCTCATTCCATTTTTCGTAGTAGAGCTTTTGAAACGCCCCTTCCGCCGCCATTATCGCAGGTACGTCCGCGGCGGCATTTAGCGCCTCTATGTGGGGCGAGACGTCAAATTTCACGCCGTGTCTTTTGCAGTTTGCCGCGTCGTTTAGGATGTGCGCGCGAGTGATCTCGCGGGCGATGTAGGCGCGCTTAATGGGATCGTCAAAGGCGCGAACCTGATTTAACAGCACAAAGCCGCTTTTATTGACCGAGTTTGAGGTGTTTGGATAAAAATTACCGCGAAAGCTCTGATACGGGCTAAAAACGTGCAAAAGGACGTTGTTATCCGCCAGAAACGCCATAGTATAGGTATCGATCTGCACTTTTGCCAGCACGTAAATTTCATCGATCGCGTTTATCGGCAAAATTTTACTGGCAGCGACCGCGCCCTCATCGTCAAATTTATCAAAATAGATATTGTTATCTTGCCTACGAAGCCTGCCTGCGCTCAAAATAAAATGCGTCCTGTCGCTTTTTTGCATCTTTTTTCCTTAAATTTAGCTGGGATTTTAAACTCCGCCAAACTCGGCAAATTTATGCGAGCAAATTTAACTAAACAGCGCGCCGCTTTTATCCTGCCCGATTACGATACGCTTGGAATATTTCAGCGAATTAAACGTGTAAATCACGATAGAATCGAGCTGCGTAATGCACTCTTTTTGCAAAACCGAAGTTAGTTTTTTAAAATCGCTCTCGCGAATCTCGCCCTCAAAAACGGAAAACTGCACGCGAGGCAAAAACTTTTCAACCGCCTTTCTGATGCGGTTTGCGTTGTTTTTCTCTTTTTGCTCGGCGCCGGCGATGTCGTAAAATAAAATGGCGTACATTTTTATCTAACTCACGCAATATCCGCTATAAGCGCAGTTTGTGCAAAATTTGCCCTGCGTAAATTTCGGCGGCCGCTCTAGGTTCGCAAGCGCCGTTATCTCGCTTAAAATTTGCTCGATTAGAGCGAAATTTTCGCTGCTATCCTCCACTAAAATCACCTTTTTACCGCTGATTAGTTTGCCTTTTACCTCTTTTAAATTTAAGCCCGTTTTTAAAAGATAGACGTAAAAAAGTAGCTGCATCTTGCCTGCAAGCTCGTTTTTTAGGCTCTTTTTGTATTCGGTGATGAGATAATGTCCGCGCTGCTTGGAAAGTTTGTCGAATTTCAAATTTGAAAATGCAAAGTCCTGCAAATCGCTCTCTTTGATCTCCGCCAGCGCCTTACCCATCAGCACGTTTTCATCATCCTGACCGGCGTGGATATGGTGCGCATAAAGCCACGCCTCACGCTTACAGGTGACGTAATAATTCACAAGCGTGCCGGTGATTTGGTCTTTGCAAAACATTAGTCGAATACCTCGTCTGCTGCCGTTAACTCAGGCAAGAATCCGTCAAATTTATTATAAAAATCGCTAGGCGCTAAAACATATCTGCCAAAAAACTCTCTGGTGTATGGCTTTATATTTTCAAGCATATTTTTGCCAACCGCAATGGTATATAGCGCTAGCTCTTTTTCAAGCTCTTTGATATTTGCCAAGATGACAAATTTATCTTTGCCTGAGGTCAAAAGCGCCTCTCGTTTTTCTAAAAAATCATTAAAATGACCATCATACTGCTCTATAAAGAGCGACACTTTGTAGTCTTGTTTTGGCATGAAGCTGGCATTAAATTTATCAAATAGCGTTTGAAATTTTAACTCTTTAGCAAGGCTTAATAAGTCTACGCTTGTCGTTTCGTCTTTGGTGCTCTGAAAATAGCTCTCTAAAATTTGATAAATTTCGCTCTCTTTTATGGAGCGAGCTAAAATTTCTTTTACTTTATCTTCTTGCAGGTCTATATCGTGATACGGAAATGGTTTGCCGTCTAAATAGTCAAAAACCACGACCTTTGCCGGCTTGCTAGATGTAGCGTTGCGATTTACTCTACCGGCGGCCTGGATGATGGCGCCAATGGGTGCAAATTCGCGAAATCCCACGTCAAAACTAAGATCAACCCCGGCCTCGATGAGCTGGGTGGCGACTAGAGTGATTTTCTCGCCGCCTTCAAGTTTTTCTTTTATCTCGTCTATTATTTGTACTCTGTGAAGCGGAATCTGATGCGTCGTCAAAAGATAGACGCTTCTTTTGCCGCTATTTTTTAGGGCTTCGTATAATTTTTTGGCTTTTGAAATTGTATTTACGACGCAAAGCGCGCTCTCGTCTTGATGTTTTAAAATTTCATTTACCAAATCATCAAGCCCTTTTATATCCGGCTTATAGACGATCTCATATCTATCTTTTTTACGTTTATATAAAATAGGCTCCGAAAGCTCGGTAAAGCTCTCTAGCTCAGCTGCGATATGGGGCATAGTTGCCGACATGATTATAAAATGGATATCGTATCTTTTTGAAAATTCGTTAAAAGCAGCTGCGATGGATTTTAGCAGCACTCGCGGAATATTTTGTATCTCGTCTATTATAACGACGCTATCCCGAAGGGTTTCAAGCTTGAGATTGTCTTTATTGTGGTTTGAGAAAAAAGTAAAAAATAGCTGGTTAAAAGTCGTAACTATAAAATTTTCATGCCAGACGTCGGATAAGAATACCTTTTGCATAAACTGCTCTTGTTCATCGTCGTTTTGGCTTTTATAGCTTGTTAAATGGTGATACTTTAAAACGTCTTGATCTGCTATTATTTTTTGATACTCGGTGTGCGTTTGATCTATGATAGACGTAAAAGGTATAGCCGTTATGATGCGCCTTTTGTTGCCGTCTCTAGCTATTTCTAGGGCTAAATTTAATGCCAAAAATGTTTTGCCGATACCCGTTGGCGCCTTTATGAGAAATGTTTTCTTGTCTTTATTAGAGTTAAAATTTTTAAATATAATCTCTCTTGCTTTATTTTTATAATCATCTTGCTTTTTGGCGGCTATTATGCTCTTTATTTGGTTTATGTAAAGATCTATCTTTTTGGCATTTAAAACGGCTAAATTTTGATAGCTTTCTGAAAAAATGGCTTCAAATTTATCAGCCAAAATGAGTCTTGAGTATCTTTTTTTAAAAATAAAAAAGCTCTCCAAGCCGTAATATTTTGATAGTTCATTTTCTAAGTCAAAAAAATAATCCACAAAGTCGTAGAGATCTATATCGATATCCAAATTTGCTCTTTGAGCTATCTCATCTATCTTTTTGAGCCTGTCTGTTACTTTTGCTTTTGTTGATCCTGTATTTGAGAGAAAGTAGTCTATATCCGGCAAATCAGAGTGGTGCTTTAAGATGGCAAAGAAATTTGCCAAGAAATTTATATCTTTGTCGGTTCTAGTAAAAAAGTATACAAAAGCGCTTTCTAGCGTGTGCGTAGTTTTTAGCTTTTGCCGTGCTTTTTCAAATTCATCTGCCGAGTTAAAATTTTTAGCGTCTAAATTTATATAGTCTTGAAATTTTTGTGAAATTTTGGCTAGATCGTGAAAAGATGCTGCTTCCTTGTGCTCATCGTCATCAAAGCTGTTGGCTATATTTTCAATGTGCGAGTTGTATGATTTTTGCGGGTGGGAGTTAAAAACATCTGAAATTTGCATCATACAAATATGCAGCGATAAGTTTTTTGAGCACAAATCACCTCGCAAGCCTCTATATTTTTTGCCCTTATTTGATCGTTTGAAACTATCAAATTTATATGCGTTTTTGGAGATCTATCGTTATCTAGGCTTCCGGTAAAGCAGATTGGCGAGTATAAAATATTTTCGTCAAAGCATATATTATGCGCCTTGCTTTGCGGCACAAACGAGTCAATACTTACCTCATCAAAATTTTTGTTTGTAAAATTTACTATCTCTATAAACTCAAAATTACCGGCAAATTCGCTATTGCCAAGATAAAAAGGAAATTTGGAAATTCTATTTTTTAGACTATCTATCGCTTCGTTTTCAAATTTAAATTTATCGATAAAGATCGTATATTTTGGATCGATTAATAGTTCTCTGTTTATAGGTTTTTGTGGTGCGGATCTATCTCTTAAACCGTTTGAAATCTTTTGCATATCTAAATTTTTAAGGCTATTTAGATGAGCTTTTGTTTTTTTGGTGTAGTCGTTTATGTAGTTTTGCGAAAAGGTTTTCTTTGAAATGGCGCCGTCCAAAACGACGCTATATCCAAAATCCATAAAATCATCGTCGCCTAAATAGTCATCCGCGCCAAGTAGCGCCGCTAACATACCGCCTACGGTAGTTTTTGGCGGTAGCGGCAAAGTGATGTTCTGACTTATGGAAAGCGGATCTCTAAAGCAAGCAAATTTACCCCAAATTTTAAATGCAAACATTATAGCTCTCTTGCGTCTATTTCTAGCCCCGGCTCTTTAAACTGATCCACATACTCCCTAAGGGAATCATCGTAAAAGATCACAACCTTTTCTATCTTTTGGCTCATATTTTTTAGCGATCTAGTAAGGGCTGTAAAATTTAACTCGCACTCGTCAATGCTTCTGATCTGATCGGAATCTTTATTGTCTAGCTTTACAAGCTCGTCAAGTAAGCCTATCATATAAGCGTCTTTATAGATTACTCTAATAAGTATTCTTGGCTTTTGACCGACCTTACTTCTTGTATTTAGTAGTTTTGTGCCTTGCCACATCGAGTCAAGCATCTGTGCGACATCTTCTTCGCTAGCGTTTGATTTGGCGGCATTTAGTGAATTTATAGTGCCATACATGGCAAATAAGCCATACGGTATGTAGTTGTCGGTTCTAAATGTTTTATTGCCGCTGCCGTCTTTGCCAAACGCACCGGTTCCTTGAGACATTATAGTCTCTGTCTCGTTTAGCGATTTAGCCCAAGAAAATTGCACTGCGCCTATGATTTGGATATTGCTTTTTGGCGCCACGCCTCCAAAAAGTCTATTGTCTATGCAGCTTAAAAATGCCTTTTTATCGTCTGATTCGCCTAAAATTTTCTTTACTTCGGCAAATCTAGTTTCTGCCGACTGTACCTGTTCGGCGTTATTTACAAAGATTGTTTGAGACTTTCTGTATTGCAGATCATCCCTGATGGTTCGCTTTACTCTTACGTCGCTCACGATAGCCTTTCTGTCGCTCTCATCGTATCTTGGCGCATTGTCGTTTAACATATCTCCGTTGGGATTTGTCATCTTTGCGTCCCATAAAAACAAAATTTCGCTATGTTTTGCTATCTCACTCATTATTTTCTCCTAATTGTTGATTATCTTTTTTAAATTTAACGTAGTCGTTCATACCTCGTATAAATGCAAATGAAATTTCATAGCGAGAAACACTCTTGCTTTTTTCATTGCAAAAATGCGTAGTTATCAGCTGCGACAGATCGCTATTTGTCACGCTGCCTAGCTTTAGTTTTCTTTCAAATTCATTTGCTTTATTAAAAATTTTCTTTAAATTCGGCGCTATTATTTTTTGATTTGAAAGCCACTTTTCAAATGTCTTATTTTCTTTAGAAACTTCTGATGTAAAAGAACTATTTATAATACTCTTAGAATAAGCGCCTATCAAATAAGCACCCTTGATTAGATCATCTTTAAAATAATCGGACTGTTTTTCTAACAGCCCCTCAAAATAATCGGAAAAAAGCTTCATAATCACATCCTTATCGCGTTTATCACTTGTAAAAACTCTAAAATTTTATTTTCATTTTCGACGATATTTTCAGGAAAGGCTATCCAGTTTTTGACGCCGTCTTTTATCTTTTTCTTATTTTGGGCATCAAATTCCCTAAAATGTTCAAATCGTTTCAAAAGCTCGATATATTTTATCTTTGCGTATCCGAGCAGCAACTTTGCTAAAAAAATTTTCTCCTGTATGATTTTATTATCAAGTCCTTTGACTCTTGTGGCAACGGCATATTTTTCAAGAACGCCAAAATAATCTTTGAGATAGGTAAATTTGATATCATCATCTGTATCTTGAATTTGCTTTGAAGAGTCGGTAATATGACGCTCTTGCATTAGTTTTACGACCTTTGCTATCCTGCTTGGCAAAACGTCTTCAAGCGTAGAAAATATCTTAACGGATAAATTTGTCTGATCAACCTCGGCAAATAAAATATCAAGCGTAAAGCTACTTATTTGGTCGTAATTTTCGATTTGCTTTCGCAATCTTCTCATAAAGCTCTCTTCTCTTTCGGATTCTTCTTGTATGTTTTTTGCATTTTTAAGAAAGCTTATTAATCCTTTGAAAATTTCAGCATCGAAATTTGCCATAGAAGGGATGATTATGTATTCTAGGCCTTTGTAGTAAAATTTTAAGTTATTTATCGCAAACATCCAACCCTTTTTTATCGTCTTTGCGCTTTCTAGCGACATAGGTAGTTTGTTTATCTGCTGTATGCCGTAACTATCATCATAATTATCCATGGTGAAAAATTTAATATCAGGATTGTATCCGCAAGCTATTTTCTCTTTTGTGACGACATCTGCCAGCTCTTTTAGTAACGGCTCGTTTTTACTATTTTTAATGTGAGGGCGAACAAATTCATCAAGATAGTTTTGCAAAATTTCAGGCATAAGCTCAAAAAAACTCTTGCCGTTTATAAGTAAAACTAAAAAATAATCATCCTGCTTAAAATTCTTTAGCTCAAGCTCGTCGTTTTCATAGTTTTTAATGTACTCAAATACCAAGGTGGCAACACGCTTATTGTCGTCGTTTGCGTAGATCATAGCCGAATTTTGCAGCGTGTGGGAGATAGCTTTAAATTTCTTGTATAGGTCTTTTTCGCCTTGATACTCAAAATTTGGATATAGATAGTATGAGTTGCTCGTGCCGCCTATCTTTTTAGTAAAAAGCGTCTTTATGTTATCTAGCGAGGCTTTGGATATTTTTGGCTTATCGACAAGTTTTAAATTTTCTACTTTAAAATCGATGGTTAAAACAATATGTTCGCTATCTTTAAAATTTGAATTTTTTATCATAGCGATAGTGTCGTCATCGCTTACCAAATTTCCGATCACATGCAACTTATGAGCAAGCCCCATTTTAAATTGACCTTAAAAATTTTTATTAATGCTAGTACAATATGCCTTAAAGATTCATAAAATTTATTTTTTATTCTACTATTTCTAAAAACCCCGCTCCGCAGTTCATACATCCGCTTCCGATGCCCGCATCAAGGATTAAGTTTATCAGCCCAGGCTGCGCATAAATTTTCCATTTTGCTTGCCAAGCCTGAACCGGCGAGCGGTTATTGCCGTAATAAAAATTAAATGGATTTTGCAAATTTTGCCAGAGCAAATTTAGCTCGAATTCGCCGTCATATCTGCGCCCGGTAAGCGTTTCAAATCTTTGCAAGGCGTTTGTTTTCATCATCTCAAGATGTCTGGAATCTTGCGGCTGCAGATAAATTTTATGCCCCAAAAGCCCGCCTACCGCGCATGCTACGCAGCCTTGCAGTACCGCTTCGCTTTGCGCGGTCCTGTGTTCGCTAACCGCCACAGTCGTATCGCACAAGCAAAACTCGCCTAAGCTTAACCCGTCTTTTAGCACGGCAAGCGCGATTGTTTTTTCAAATTCCGGTTCATAAGAGGTAAATCTAATCCGCAAATTTGCGCCCTTTAAGCGAAAATCAAAATTCGTTCGTTTAAAAATTTTGCCGCTGGGCTCATGCCTATATCCCTCGTGCTCGACACTTGGCAGATAGCGGTAGATGTAGCCCTGGATGAGCTGAGGCAACGCCTTTGAAATTTTTAAATTTGCGCTCGGCAAACGTGAGCTTATCGTGAGCATTTTCGTCCTTAAATTTAGTAAAATTTAGACGTAATTATAAAAAATCTCGCATTAAAAATCGGTTTTGTGCAAAAAATGCGGCGAAATTTTAAATTTTACCCGTCAAATTCGCTAAAATATCCGAAAAAATCACGCAAGGAGAGCAAATGAAATACGATTTTGACGCGCCGGTGGAGCGAGGCGGGACGTATTCGTCAAAATGGAGAACAAACGGCGACGAACTACCGATGTGGGTGGCGGATATGGATTTTAAGGTTGCGCCAGAAATTTTAGAAGCGCTACAAAAGCGCCTAGACAACGGAGTTTTTGGCTACTCGTACGTGCCGCAGGAGTGGAGCGAGGCCATCTGCTCGTGGTGGAGCAGGCGCCACGACGTCAAATTTGACCCGAGCTGGCTGATTTTTTGCACGGGAGTGATCCCGATCATCAGCTCCGCCGTGCGCAAATTTACGAGCGTGGGCGATAAAATCGTAGTCCAAAGCCCCGTCTATCACGTCTTTTACCGCAGTATCGAAAACAACGGCAGGATCGCGCTCGCAAACGAGCTAGCCTACGACGGACGCGGCTACGATATCGACTTTGCCGATCTCGAAGAAAAGCTCGCCGACCCGCTAACGACGATGTTTATCCTTTGCAACCCGCACAATCCCGTCGGCAAAATTTGGAGCGCCGAGAAGCTAGCCAAAATCGGCGAACTATGCGCTAAACACGGCGTTTTGGTGATCTCAGACGAGATCCACTGCGACATCACGAGCCCCGGCAAAAGCTACGTACCGTTTATCCGCGCGAGCGAGACTTGCAAAAACATCTCGATCACCTGCGTTTCGCCGACCAAAGCCTTTAACATCGCCGGCTTGCAAAGCTCCGCCGCCGTAGTGCCAAATCCCAAACTGCGCGCCAAAATGGCAAAAGCCATCAACGACGACGAGGTCGGCGAGGGCAATGCGTTTTCTTGTATCGCGGCGATCGCGGCGTTTGAGCGAGGCGAAGCGTGGCTCGAGCAGATGCGCGAATACGTAGAGCAAAACCGCAAAATCGTGAGCGAGTTTTTGCAAAACGAACTGCCGCAGATCAGGCTCGTGGAGCAGGACGCCACGTATCTACTCTGGCTTGACTGCCGCGAAATTTGCGACGATGCGAGCGATTTTCATAAATTCTTACGCCAAAAAGCGGGTCTTTGGCTAAACGACGGCAACGCGTATAGAGGCGAGGAAAAATGCTTCTTGCGCCTCAATATCGCCACGCAAAGATCGCGCGTGCTAGAGGGGCTAAAACGCCTAAAATCAGGCGCTCTGGCCTACACGAAAAGCAGGGAATAATATATTTACGAAAAATTGGGATAAAATTTAGACCTTTTTGGTATGATTTGCGCGTCCGACAAGAAAACCTCCTTTTTGTAACGGCGTCTCGGCTCCCCCTGCCGAGGCGTTTTTGTCTTATTCATTAAGCTTTTTTAGTTATAATCTTTCTCATAAATTTACTCCGCCTAGCTCAAATTTAATTAAATTTAGCGTTTTAGGCAAAAGGACGAAAATGCTAACTCACATAGACGAAAACGACCGTCCCAAAATGGTCGACGTAAGCGACAAGGACGTAACTACGCGCATAGCCGTAGCAAGCGGCATCATAAAAATGTCGCGCGAAGCCTTTGACGCGATCAAAAACAACACCGGCAAAAAAGGCCCCGTCCTGCAAACCGCCGTCGTAGGCGCGATAATGGGCGCGAAAAAAACGAGCGAACTCATCCCGATGTGCCACCCGCTGCTAATTAGCGGCATAAACTGCGACATCGAAGAGTTAGCTGATATCTGCGCTTATAAGCTAACCGTTAGCGTCAAGATAGACGGTAAAACCGGCGTCGAGATGGAGGCGCTAACGGGCGTTAGCGTCGGACTTCTAACGATCTACGACATGATAAAAGCGATAGATAAAACTATGCAAATAACGGACATAAAACTAGAAAGTAAAAGCGGAGGCAAAAGTGGCGACTACGTGCGATCTAAATAAAGAACCCCAAATCTCGTACCCAAATTTCTGGGAATATAAAATCATCATCGAAGAAAGCGGCGATGCCCAAGCTATCGCGCAGAGCGTCGTAGGCGAGAGGCAGCACAAGATAACGCCCTCAAAATCGAGCAAAGAGGGCAAATACAAAAGCTACAATCTAAGCGTTTTGGTTAATTCTAACGAGGAGCGATTAGAGATATTTTCCGCGCTAAGACGCGTTTGCAAATACGTACTATAAGGACTTTCATGCAAAATTTAGTCTTCATCCAAACCATAAAAGAGAACAAAAGCGATCCGCAAATTTCCGTTTTGATCAGGGAATTTGCACTAAGCGAGTTTAGAAAAAGCGTCAAAGGCGCAAAAGGCGGCGACACAAATGCGGCTCTAGCTAAGGAATTTGAGCAAATTTGCGAGGCGCTAAAGAGCGAGGATCTGCTAAACCGCCAAAACGTCGCCAACCTCATCCAAAGCGCGGGCGACGCGCTCAGCGAAGCAAAAGAGCAGTACATCCACCGCCTAATCTACGAAAAAGAGCAGATCGAGCGGCAAATTTACGCGCAAAAAGACGAGATCAAAAACGACGTTCGCGCACTGCTTGAAAATATGGAAAATTTCATCAAAAATAGCGACCTGGCGGATAAAGACGAAATTTTAACCGCGATAGACGAAAAGATGCTCTGCGAGCTGCAAATACTGGGCATCCTCAAAGAAACTACCGAAGCGGCGTTTCTAACCGCGATCGAAAAGGGCGACGACGTAAAAGACACGGTCGAGCAAATCGCCAAAAACGTCGTGCTTAGCGCGATAAACGAGGGCGAAGCGAGCAAAGAGCGCATCCTAGAGATCGCAAGGACGGTCTGCGAGGCGGCAAGCGAGATAGCCGACGTCGATCAGGCCTTTGCTAAAGAGCTAATCGCAGGCGCGATCGGCGGCGTAAAAGAGGCGCTTAGCAAAAGGACGGAGAAGTTTATCGAGGAGATCAAATTTGCCCCGGACGGCCAGACGCTGCTAGGCGAAGCTAAAGAATTTATAAGGCTCGAGGAGAGGTTTGTGGCGATGCTGCGCGATATGGCGCGCTCGGATGAGCCGTCTGCTGCGGTGATAAACGAAATCCTAGACGAGTCCATAGATAGCTACTTCGCCAAATTTAAGCGGCTACAAAACGACGTTTCCCGTCAGATCGAGCTTCAGCTAGAGGAGCTAAAATTTAACGAAAATATCGATAAATTCGCGAGCCTTGCGGGAGCAAAATTTGAGGAGCTAAAGCGTGAAGTCGGTCAAGCCGGCGATAAATTTAAAGAAAATTTTAACGCCAAAGAACGCCTCGAAGCGCTCAAAAAAGACATCAGCGACTTTGAAAAACGAACCGAGGAGAAGCTAAGCGCGATAAATGCAAGCGAGATCGGCGAAAACCTCAAAGCAAAATCAAAAGAACTAGGCGAGAAGCTCTACAAAGCCGCCGAAAATCTCATAAAAAACGCTAAAGAAAAAATCGGCAAAAAAGAGGACGAGAAAAAGGACGAGTGAGCCCGACTTTGGCGCATTTGGTTAAATTTGCGCCCGGGTTTAATCGCCTTTTAATCACCCGCTCTAAACGGAGGCAAATTTGACGCGGTAAATTTGCGCTCGAATTTGCCTCCGTCAAGACGCCGCGAAAGTCAAATTTAACCCCAAAGGATCAAAAATGAGCATCACGTTTTTCGTAAAAAATAAAAAGAAGTTTCTAATCGGCCTTGCGCCCGTGATGAGCGTGGAGGAGGCGCTGCGACTGGTGCCGAATTTATCGCAGTTTAACGCCGACGAGGATGACGAGGAGTTTGACGCAGATAGCTTTTACGGCGCAAAGCTCGACGAGCTTGACTGCCTCGTTGCCGGCACGGACGGACTTAGCGGGCGCGGCTTTGAGATCGGATACGAGGATGGCGCGTATAATGTCCGCATCGGCACGCCAAGCACCCGCACGGACTGGAAAATCGCTCTAGAGTACCTAAAAAACCTAGCCATAAAAATGGACGGCGAAATCGTGAGCGAGGACGGCGAGAAATTTAGCGCGCAAAATATCGAGGGTTTTGACTATGAACCCGATATAAGCGCGGGACTAGGGGCGATAGAGCAAAATTTGCAAAAAGAGGCGCAAATCAGCACGATTTACGGCACGCGAAACGAAGTGTCGTTCGATCAAAAGATCATAGCTCGCATCCTAGGCGCGAAGGATCCCGTGGGCGAATTTAGTAAATTCGTAACCGATATCCAAAACCTGGATGCGTATTTTGCAAATCAGATGTTTTACCGCAGGAACGATAACGGCGAGATTATCGGACGGTACGTCCTGTCGCAAGGCGTCGTTACCGCGCTGCCGTATGAGCCTAGCGTGGAGTATAAAAATTTACAAATGCTAGGCGATGAGAAAGTCGCGCGGTGGTCGGTCGCGATATTTGGCGGAGAGGGCGACGACGACGAGAAATACGAGATCCTAGCGACGCTAAAATATGAAAATTTCATCCAAAATTTGCCAAAAGATAAATACGAATTTATCGACGCTAAAAATATCGTCGTAAGCGCGTTTAGCAAAGCGGAATTTGACGCGCTCATCGCAAA of Campylobacter showae contains these proteins:
- the cas1 gene encoding CRISPR-associated endonuclease Cas1, yielding MQKSDRTHFILSAGRLRRQDNNIYFDKFDDEGAVAASKILPINAIDEIYVLAKVQIDTYTMAFLADNNVLLHVFSPYQSFRGNFYPNTSNSVNKSGFVLLNQVRAFDDPIKRAYIAREITRAHILNDAANCKRHGVKFDVSPHIEALNAAADVPAIMAAEGAFQKLYYEKWNEIIADQKSFKFTVRSKRPPADKINSFISYVNTRIYNICLSEIYKTELDPRIGFLHEPNYRALSLHLDLAEIFKPILGDTLIFSMLNKKEITAKDFQTDAGRIKFSNDAVQKIELKMIARLGETICLNGQNLMWRQVIRREANQIKKCICEDAPYEGFRWG
- the cas2 gene encoding CRISPR-associated endonuclease Cas2 gives rise to the protein MYAILFYDIAGAEQKEKNNANRIRKAVEKFLPRVQFSVFEGEIRESDFKKLTSVLQKECITQLDSIVIYTFNSLKYSKRIVIGQDKSGALFS
- a CDS encoding Dna2/Cas4 domain-containing protein, with product MFCKDQITGTLVNYYVTCKREAWLYAHHIHAGQDDENVLMGKALAEIKESDLQDFAFSNLKFDKLSKQRGHYLITEYKKSLKNELAGKMQLLFYVYLLKTGLNLKEVKGKLISGKKVILVEDSSENFALIEQILSEITALANLERPPKFTQGKFCTNCAYSGYCVS
- the cas3 gene encoding CRISPR-associated helicase Cas3', whose amino-acid sequence is MCSKNLSLHICMMQISDVFNSHPQKSYNSHIENIANSFDDDEHKEAASFHDLAKISQKFQDYINLDAKNFNSADEFEKARQKLKTTHTLESAFVYFFTRTDKDINFLANFFAILKHHSDLPDIDYFLSNTGSTKAKVTDRLKKIDEIAQRANLDIDIDLYDFVDYFFDLENELSKYYGLESFFIFKKRYSRLILADKFEAIFSESYQNLAVLNAKKIDLYINQIKSIIAAKKQDDYKNKAREIIFKNFNSNKDKKTFLIKAPTGIGKTFLALNLALEIARDGNKRRIITAIPFTSIIDQTHTEYQKIIADQDVLKYHHLTSYKSQNDDEQEQFMQKVFLSDVWHENFIVTTFNQLFFTFFSNHNKDNLKLETLRDSVVIIDEIQNIPRVLLKSIAAAFNEFSKRYDIHFIIMSATMPHIAAELESFTELSEPILYKRKKDRYEIVYKPDIKGLDDLVNEILKHQDESALCVVNTISKAKKLYEALKNSGKRSVYLLTTHQIPLHRVQIIDEIKEKLEGGEKITLVATQLIEAGVDLSFDVGFREFAPIGAIIQAAGRVNRNATSSKPAKVVVFDYLDGKPFPYHDIDLQEDKVKEILARSIKESEIYQILESYFQSTKDETTSVDLLSLAKELKFQTLFDKFNASFMPKQDYKVSLFIEQYDGHFNDFLEKREALLTSGKDKFVILANIKELEKELALYTIAVGKNMLENIKPYTREFFGRYVLAPSDFYNKFDGFLPELTAADEVFD
- the cas5 gene encoding CRISPR-associated protein Cas5; the protein is MFAFKIWGKFACFRDPLSISQNITLPLPPKTTVGGMLAALLGADDYLGDDDFMDFGYSVVLDGAISKKTFSQNYINDYTKKTKAHLNSLKNLDMQKISNGLRDRSAPQKPINRELLIDPKYTIFIDKFKFENEAIDSLKNRISKFPFYLGNSEFAGNFEFIEIVNFTNKNFDEVSIDSFVPQSKAHNICFDENILYSPICFTGSLDNDRSPKTHINLIVSNDQIRAKNIEACEVICAQKTYRCIFV
- the cas7b gene encoding type I-B CRISPR-associated protein Cas7/Csh2, whose amino-acid sequence is MSEIAKHSEILFLWDAKMTNPNGDMLNDNAPRYDESDRKAIVSDVRVKRTIRDDLQYRKSQTIFVNNAEQVQSAETRFAEVKKILGESDDKKAFLSCIDNRLFGGVAPKSNIQIIGAVQFSWAKSLNETETIMSQGTGAFGKDGSGNKTFRTDNYIPYGLFAMYGTINSLNAAKSNASEEDVAQMLDSMWQGTKLLNTRSKVGQKPRILIRVIYKDAYMIGLLDELVKLDNKDSDQIRSIDECELNFTALTRSLKNMSQKIEKVVIFYDDSLREYVDQFKEPGLEIDAREL